One genomic window of Vibrio rhizosphaerae includes the following:
- a CDS encoding SDR family NAD(P)-dependent oxidoreductase, whose translation MMSESSSWKGSYLKRLNQLSKNQLLALALRQREQLLDVNQQVMQPDDTVAIVGIGCRFPGGVVDTDSYWKLLCSSESAITQMTDERWHMQGIYDPNPEVAGKIHTRSVGLLDQVDKFDASFFSITPREAESMDPQQRLLLEVTWEAIENSGHACSEFEGKSVGLFIGMMNKDYLHLNAPDMMGVNAKHSPYYASGEAFSIGAGRLAYILGLRGPCMTLDTACSSSLVGVHLACQSLLKDECDYAIAGGSSLILSPEASIVSSNARMLSPTGQCWTFDEKADGYVRSEGCAVVALKRLSDALADGDPVVATIAATAVNHNGRSQGLTAPSSTAQAELMQTALKKARIQPSQVRFIEAHGTGTPLGDPIEMNSIQSVYGQERSEDNSLKIGSVKALIGHTEASAGVAGLIKLALCVSKNRIIPQRNFTRLNPHIRLLDGVEIATETQSFSPSESESEPFQLHYGAVNSFGFSGSNAHAIVSNVQLTSPIVTWRSPQLLTISAETPKALLDLMLRYRDYISDESLDLQALAYTSQVGRDHFPVRIALDGEALSTLRESLDRAISSFSHDRYAPKVDHDGIVLILSDLGEDAQRLQQKFSKSSSVFAQHFKTIFEASFADTHVDLHGLIDLDKYALGKEEASYLVLCALCQTLRTAGVAFTAITGTDLCSKLAAASAVGMIQHQDGLRYLRVCLHKEAMIGWQLGIPSVSLIDIWHGGNCSALYQDIESFRGWLEEPNQGTLLNSGVDRKTLFLSVTDGFQTAEGSSVLPLLGEHEDAKDWDTIWATLYEAGLKLHWEGLYSGTRPRRLVLPNYVFQRRHYWPENAKTKQLHEVSPEDCHRFKVLWQEETVTLAAVSDIKPCVILIEGPIDDLPMENLPSEVTLGVLPKGWQERAVIDTVLTEYHLDRSTPVELLVWFRPHDSFSTGWHSDSQSHETIVTAVEQRAKALLNLTQALLERTNYSQFRFGVVTEGVESISERTAVNVVDGLVNGFIQTLCMEQPQLRPRCIDLDPNSLAADKFAQIVTVLYSKDDENHLAFRQGRRYIHRLAKADRVLSKSVTVRHDRAYLITGGLGGIGLSVARWLSRAGAGQILLVSRRGSEAPDVAERLATLKRERMSVTLVQADVQDYDALRGAVESSANFPLAGFIHSAGQLADASLQNLTHTQFQQVFQSKVVGALNLHRLSQEMVSGTDVDLFLLFSSIASLVGSAGQANYTSANGFTAALGRSRRAVGLPATVIHWGPWSDVGMASDERLNHKIERSGLVLIDPDLALSSMLDALTEHQTESVIAQFNWPRINAYLAERVPLPLLSQFTQTTLEASQSATIDASSHHEDNNHRDLASALKRQNDTVAIHQLAKYVETTIRQVLAIDSEDYIDPKTSVLDMGMDSLLSVELRNRFATELDLKLPVSLMFDKPTIDGVSRLLLDELRQQHKARAEETETVGIHSIHHAAPIVAEESASMEAAQTLSPPVSSSPVRMDNQDIAIIGVGCRLPGGSDGIEAFWNNLIGGVDLVSPFDGSRWDINRFYSDDVSANGRMYSNDGGQITNVHGFDNQLFGLSDREAEYMDPQQRIALEVAWETIESAAYTPESLADQGGIFIGPGPSDFADLSQRHTKAITGLMSQGHHISAIPGRIAYHFDWKGPCMAIDTACSSSLVAVLTAAQHLNQGDCRVALAGGVNLILSPANNIVQSKAGMLSPSGRCRTFDSEADGYIRSEGCAMVLLKRLSDAERDGDVIWGVIKGGATNQNGQGQSMTAPSALQQANLIESVLTKANLQPSMIRYVEAHGTGTKLGDPIEMSALQQTYGSHHDAENPLYVGSVKSNLGHTESAAGAVGLLKVLLMLKHRQIPPNLHLHQLNPLLEIDESVVRIPTTPVALKDKENNELMCAVSSFGFSGTNAHLVVAAYDNDKAQLYSKNSDDRIFCLSARTPTALLALSQRYISALESLPTSEDRDTVLANSCYSSLVGRCRHQHTMCLYPDSYEDLIVQLRAIETSMNQDKLPLPQSIEQVAFCLTLSTDIPPLKALAMNRQQQFVDSLHMAEQSILQYASIDLHNVSQADISPALRLKLSWFCVHYATIRWLMSVGIQPDKVLFSDDMWLVTAVLWQECTWESAIEQLLHGVSEAPSQLGRIPLERTSLSGGSLLLSDFEGVGHHCLNVVSSKDDSLWRNALGTLWCGGRTVNWDVYFEHSHCQRRLMPTYPFERRDCSRPQGLVRGENPVNRMLEELLLN comes from the coding sequence ATGATGAGTGAATCCAGTTCGTGGAAAGGGAGTTACCTAAAAAGACTGAATCAGTTGTCAAAAAATCAGTTGTTAGCTCTGGCACTTCGGCAGAGAGAACAACTACTTGATGTCAATCAGCAGGTTATGCAACCGGATGACACAGTTGCGATAGTTGGTATTGGATGTCGATTTCCTGGCGGTGTGGTGGACACCGATAGCTATTGGAAACTCTTGTGTTCATCGGAAAGTGCAATCACTCAGATGACTGATGAACGATGGCACATGCAGGGGATTTATGATCCCAATCCTGAGGTGGCTGGGAAAATTCATACACGTTCTGTCGGTTTGTTGGATCAGGTGGATAAGTTTGATGCGAGCTTCTTTTCTATTACGCCGCGTGAAGCTGAATCTATGGATCCACAGCAACGACTTTTGTTAGAGGTGACATGGGAAGCCATTGAAAATAGTGGTCATGCCTGTTCAGAATTTGAAGGAAAATCGGTTGGTTTGTTCATCGGGATGATGAATAAAGATTATCTTCACTTGAATGCGCCAGACATGATGGGTGTCAATGCAAAGCATTCCCCTTATTACGCATCTGGTGAAGCATTTAGTATTGGTGCTGGTCGGTTAGCATACATTCTAGGACTTCGCGGGCCGTGTATGACGTTGGATACGGCGTGTTCTTCTTCTCTAGTGGGGGTGCATCTGGCGTGTCAAAGCTTGCTCAAGGATGAATGTGATTATGCAATCGCTGGTGGTAGTTCACTTATCCTTTCTCCAGAAGCGTCTATCGTCAGTTCTAATGCTCGTATGTTATCGCCAACAGGTCAATGCTGGACCTTTGATGAGAAAGCAGATGGTTATGTGCGCAGTGAAGGGTGTGCCGTTGTCGCACTCAAACGTTTGTCTGATGCCCTGGCAGATGGTGATCCAGTGGTGGCCACAATTGCAGCTACAGCTGTCAATCATAATGGGCGGAGTCAGGGATTAACTGCACCTAGTTCAACGGCACAAGCTGAGTTGATGCAAACTGCCCTCAAAAAAGCGCGGATTCAACCATCGCAAGTTCGTTTCATTGAGGCGCATGGGACCGGTACGCCATTGGGTGATCCGATTGAGATGAATTCAATCCAGTCTGTTTATGGTCAGGAGCGGAGTGAAGATAATTCATTGAAAATTGGATCAGTGAAAGCATTGATTGGACATACCGAGGCGAGTGCGGGTGTTGCGGGGCTTATTAAACTGGCTTTATGTGTGTCAAAAAACAGAATCATTCCACAGCGTAATTTCACTCGTTTAAATCCTCATATCCGATTACTGGATGGCGTAGAAATCGCGACAGAAACACAGTCATTTTCCCCTTCAGAATCCGAGTCTGAACCATTCCAATTGCACTATGGCGCTGTGAATTCTTTTGGTTTCAGTGGATCAAATGCGCACGCAATTGTGAGCAATGTACAGCTCACATCACCAATAGTGACATGGCGAAGTCCACAACTGTTAACCATTTCCGCCGAAACTCCCAAAGCGCTGTTGGATTTGATGCTGCGTTATCGTGATTATATTTCCGATGAGAGCCTAGATTTACAGGCGTTAGCCTATACCAGTCAAGTGGGACGAGATCATTTCCCGGTACGGATCGCTTTGGATGGAGAGGCGCTAAGTACGCTAAGAGAATCTTTAGATAGGGCGATTTCCAGCTTTTCTCATGATAGATATGCGCCCAAAGTCGATCATGATGGTATTGTGTTGATTTTGAGTGATTTAGGGGAAGATGCACAGAGACTACAACAGAAATTTTCTAAATCTAGCTCAGTTTTTGCTCAGCATTTCAAAACAATATTTGAAGCATCGTTTGCTGATACCCACGTTGATTTACACGGTCTAATTGATTTAGATAAATATGCGCTAGGTAAAGAAGAAGCTTCTTATCTTGTGCTATGTGCCCTCTGCCAAACATTACGGACAGCGGGTGTTGCATTTACTGCGATTACTGGGACTGATTTGTGTAGTAAATTGGCTGCTGCCAGTGCTGTTGGCATGATTCAGCATCAGGATGGTTTGCGTTATCTCAGAGTATGTCTGCACAAAGAAGCAATGATAGGTTGGCAACTTGGCATCCCATCGGTTTCTCTGATTGATATATGGCATGGTGGGAACTGTTCAGCACTTTATCAGGACATCGAAAGCTTCAGGGGTTGGTTAGAAGAGCCAAATCAAGGAACGCTGTTAAATAGCGGCGTAGATAGAAAAACGCTGTTTCTCAGTGTTACGGATGGTTTTCAAACAGCAGAAGGCTCATCAGTGCTTCCCCTATTGGGCGAGCATGAGGATGCAAAAGATTGGGACACTATTTGGGCTACCTTGTATGAAGCGGGTCTAAAACTTCATTGGGAAGGGCTATATAGTGGTACTCGTCCCCGACGTCTCGTGCTGCCCAATTATGTTTTTCAACGTCGCCATTATTGGCCTGAGAATGCCAAAACGAAACAATTACATGAAGTCAGTCCTGAAGATTGCCATCGATTTAAGGTGTTATGGCAAGAGGAAACAGTAACGCTGGCAGCCGTGTCTGACATTAAACCGTGTGTTATTCTGATTGAAGGGCCGATAGATGACTTACCGATGGAGAACTTACCATCAGAGGTAACGTTGGGGGTTCTGCCCAAAGGGTGGCAAGAAAGAGCTGTGATCGACACGGTATTGACTGAATACCATCTTGATCGTTCCACGCCTGTAGAGCTACTCGTCTGGTTTAGACCTCATGATAGCTTTTCTACGGGATGGCATAGTGACAGTCAGTCCCATGAAACCATCGTGACCGCGGTTGAACAACGTGCTAAAGCGTTATTAAACCTGACACAGGCGCTTCTAGAACGCACAAATTATAGTCAGTTCCGGTTTGGGGTTGTTACCGAAGGGGTTGAAAGTATTTCTGAGCGGACTGCAGTGAATGTGGTTGATGGGCTGGTCAATGGATTTATACAGACGTTGTGCATGGAACAACCGCAGTTGCGTCCAAGGTGTATCGATCTGGATCCTAATAGCTTAGCGGCCGATAAATTCGCTCAGATTGTGACTGTATTATACTCGAAGGATGATGAAAATCATTTGGCATTTCGTCAGGGACGCAGATATATTCATCGCTTGGCAAAAGCTGACCGAGTGCTCTCAAAATCGGTGACCGTACGTCATGATCGAGCCTACTTAATTACAGGGGGATTGGGTGGCATCGGGCTCTCGGTAGCGAGATGGTTATCCCGTGCCGGGGCTGGTCAAATATTGCTTGTGTCACGTCGAGGAAGTGAAGCGCCCGATGTCGCAGAGAGATTGGCGACGCTCAAACGGGAAAGAATGTCCGTGACACTGGTTCAGGCTGATGTGCAAGATTATGATGCCTTACGTGGTGCCGTTGAATCGTCAGCCAATTTTCCCTTAGCTGGTTTTATTCATAGTGCTGGTCAACTAGCCGATGCATCATTACAGAATCTGACTCATACACAATTTCAACAAGTTTTTCAGTCAAAGGTTGTAGGGGCTTTGAATCTACATCGTCTCTCGCAAGAGATGGTGTCTGGCACTGATGTGGATTTATTCCTTTTATTTTCATCGATAGCCAGTTTGGTAGGGTCGGCAGGGCAGGCCAACTATACCAGTGCGAATGGGTTTACCGCTGCATTGGGGCGTTCGCGTCGTGCCGTCGGATTGCCCGCTACGGTCATACATTGGGGACCCTGGTCAGATGTTGGGATGGCAAGTGATGAACGATTAAACCATAAGATCGAGCGCTCTGGTTTGGTTCTAATTGACCCCGATTTAGCGTTGTCCTCTATGCTAGATGCGTTGACCGAGCATCAGACAGAGTCAGTCATTGCTCAATTTAATTGGCCGCGTATCAATGCTTATTTGGCGGAACGAGTGCCACTGCCTCTATTATCTCAATTCACACAAACGACGCTTGAGGCTTCGCAGTCTGCCACCATTGATGCATCTTCCCATCATGAGGATAACAACCACCGTGATTTAGCAAGCGCACTGAAACGACAAAATGACACGGTTGCCATACACCAGTTGGCAAAATATGTTGAAACCACGATTCGTCAAGTCTTAGCTATCGACAGCGAAGATTACATTGATCCGAAAACTTCGGTGCTCGACATGGGGATGGATTCTTTGTTGTCGGTCGAATTACGAAATCGTTTTGCCACCGAATTGGATTTGAAACTACCGGTTTCTCTCATGTTTGATAAGCCGACGATTGATGGTGTGTCCCGCTTGCTTCTGGACGAATTGCGTCAACAACATAAAGCGAGAGCTGAAGAAACAGAAACTGTCGGTATACACTCGATTCACCATGCAGCTCCTATAGTTGCTGAAGAAAGTGCTTCGATGGAGGCAGCGCAGACTCTGTCGCCACCAGTGTCCTCATCGCCAGTAAGGATGGATAATCAAGATATTGCGATTATTGGTGTCGGGTGCCGTTTACCTGGCGGTTCGGATGGGATTGAGGCTTTCTGGAACAATCTTATCGGAGGTGTGGACTTAGTGAGTCCTTTCGATGGAAGCCGTTGGGATATCAATCGTTTCTATTCTGATGATGTGTCAGCGAATGGGCGTATGTATTCGAATGATGGCGGACAGATTACAAATGTACACGGATTTGACAACCAACTTTTCGGACTGAGTGATCGTGAAGCCGAATATATGGATCCACAACAGCGTATTGCTCTGGAAGTTGCCTGGGAGACGATTGAATCAGCGGCCTACACGCCAGAATCTCTCGCGGATCAGGGAGGCATCTTCATTGGCCCCGGGCCTTCTGATTTTGCAGATCTATCACAACGACATACTAAAGCGATTACGGGGTTAATGAGTCAGGGCCACCATATTAGTGCGATCCCTGGTCGTATTGCGTATCACTTTGACTGGAAAGGGCCATGTATGGCGATTGATACGGCTTGTTCCTCATCTTTAGTGGCGGTGCTAACCGCGGCACAACATCTTAATCAGGGAGATTGTCGGGTTGCCTTGGCTGGGGGAGTGAATCTGATTCTTTCACCCGCCAATAATATCGTTCAATCTAAAGCAGGTATGTTGTCTCCAAGCGGTCGATGCCGGACTTTTGATAGTGAGGCCGATGGTTATATTCGCTCCGAGGGGTGTGCTATGGTTTTGCTCAAGCGTTTGTCCGATGCAGAGAGAGATGGCGACGTGATTTGGGGGGTGATAAAAGGTGGAGCGACCAATCAGAATGGACAAGGTCAGAGTATGACTGCGCCAAGTGCCCTTCAACAGGCCAACCTGATTGAGTCGGTGCTAACCAAAGCGAATCTACAGCCGTCAATGATCCGTTATGTTGAGGCACATGGTACTGGCACCAAGCTGGGTGATCCTATCGAAATGTCAGCGCTGCAACAAACTTATGGAAGTCACCATGATGCTGAGAATCCACTCTATGTCGGCTCAGTGAAAAGTAACCTAGGACATACAGAGAGTGCTGCGGGTGCGGTGGGGCTGCTGAAAGTTTTGTTAATGCTTAAGCATCGACAGATTCCGCCCAACTTACATCTCCATCAATTAAACCCGTTATTAGAAATAGACGAATCAGTCGTTCGTATTCCAACTACACCTGTCGCATTAAAAGACAAAGAAAATAATGAGTTAATGTGTGCAGTGAGTTCATTCGGGTTTAGTGGCACAAATGCACATTTGGTCGTGGCTGCCTATGACAATGATAAGGCTCAGTTATATAGTAAGAATTCTGATGATCGAATTTTCTGTCTGTCAGCTCGAACACCAACAGCATTACTGGCCTTGAGTCAACGCTATATTTCCGCATTGGAAAGTTTACCAACTTCAGAAGACAGGGACACGGTTTTGGCCAATAGTTGTTATTCATCACTTGTTGGCCGTTGTCGCCATCAACATACCATGTGTTTATACCCAGATAGTTATGAAGATCTGATTGTGCAACTGCGAGCAATAGAAACATCTATGAATCAGGATAAGTTGCCGTTACCTCAGTCCATAGAGCAAGTCGCTTTTTGTTTAACATTGAGTACAGATATTCCGCCATTGAAAGCGCTTGCCATGAACCGACAACAGCAGTTTGTTGATTCATTACACATGGCAGAACAAAGCATCCTCCAGTACGCAAGTATCGATCTTCACAATGTCAGTCAAGCTGATATCAGTCCAGCCTTACGACTGAAATTATCCTGGTTTTGTGTGCATTACGCGACAATCCGATGGCTGATGTCTGTGGGTATTCAACCGGACAAAGTTTTGTTCAGTGATGATATGTGGTTGGTTACCGCGGTGTTATGGCAGGAATGCACTTGGGAGAGTGCGATCGAACAATTGCTGCATGGCGTTTCTGAGGCACCATCTCAGTTAGGACGGATTCCGTTGGAGAGAACTAGTCTGAGTGGTGGCTCTTTACTTTTATCAGATTTTGAAGGCGTCGGTCACCATTGTCTGAATGTTGTGTCAAGCAAAGATGACAGTTTATGGCGAAACGCGCTAGGGACACTTTGGTGCGGTGGACGAACAGTGAATTGGGATGTGTATTTCGAACATAGTCACTGCCAGCGTCGATTGATGCCAACTTACCCATTTGAACGACGGGACTGTTCAAGACCACAAGGTTTGGTTCGTGGTGAAAACCCGGTGAATCGTATGCTTGAAGAGCTGCTCTTGAATTAA